The DNA sequence ACATtcaatacaaatatttacatttcCAGCACATGCACCAAACAAACATAGAGAAAAATTCTAAACTGAATATGTAAAATAAGATCCAGCAGGAGAAACTAAAAAGGTGCTAAATAATGAAAAACACATTAAAGCAGTACAAGCAAGAAACCTTTTTCCCTTTTAAAAACACATTTGGACACTTCAGCTTCAATGGCCAGGGTCACACTTGGAAAGGACTGGGAATCAAATCACACTCAAGCCAGTTAGCTACAACAAAAGAAGAAAAACAGTCAAATGCACAGACAGACATTCATTAGAAACTATGGCGAGCACATATCCTATCACACAATCAGAACCCAAAAGCCTATTTATTGTATGATGGTGCTGTTTTAAGTCAAATTTGAAAAGTAACAACACCCTGAAGGGGCAGGTGTACCAAGAGTGTTTAAatactggtcccagatctgtctagGCTTTAGACCTCtgactatagcctggtcccagacctatATGGTATTTAGCTAACTCCTCTGAGAATTGTTGCCCTGCCATGTATAAAACATGTAACCTGTATGGCATGACAACTACACAACAGTCAGAGAAGTCTAAACCCTAGACAGGTCTGGAACCAGGCTATAGTCAGAAGTATAATCCCTAGACAGGTCTGGAACcaggctacagtcagagaagtCTAAACCCTAGACAGTCCTGGAACcaggctacagtcagagaagtCTAAACCCTAGACAGGTCTGGAACCAGGCTACAGTCAGAAGTCTAAACCCTAGACAGGTCTGGAACCAGGCTATAGTCAGAAGTATAAACCCTAGACAGTTCTGGAACCAGGCTACAGTCAGATACGTCTAAACCCTAGACAGGTCTGGAACCAGGCTATAGTCAGAAGTATAATCCCTAGACAGGTCTGGAACCAGGCTACAGTCAGAAGTCTAAACCCTAGACAGTTCTGGAACcaggctacagtcagagacgTCTAAAACCTAGACAGTTCTGGAACCAGGCTATAGTCAGAAGTCTAAACCCTAGACAGTCCTGGAACcaggctacagtcagagaagtCTAAACCCTAGACAGTCCTGGAACcaggctacagtcagagaagtCTAAACCCTAGACAGTTCTGGAACcaggctacagtcagagaagtCTAAACCCTAGACCAGTGGCAGCAGCCCTACACGGTCAGCCCCACAGCTCTCCCTGGAGggcacacacaaaaacaacagcCCAATTCAAAATATCCAACTAACAGAAATACAATCTCTTGTAAGTTTGGACATAAAATGATACAACTAAGATGTAAAAAGGGTTTAAGAGAGTTGGACATGGAAGGATAATAAAACAGTGTGAGTAGAAATGGGGGGGGTAATCTCTCCCCTCAGTGCGAAGGCGGACAATGGGGGGGTGGACAGTTTTCACATTCCGGCAGGCAGCGTATGGATGAGACCGGGGGGGGCTCTTTACTTCTTCCAAACGGTGTAGAAAACCCACCTGAGTCAGCTCATTAAGGAACATGCCATGTAAACAACAAGTAACCAAGACTCTTAAGTGCAAGACTCTTTTCTTGAAGGATACAGTTCCATATAAGAGggcacacacaccacctccttgGAGAAGTCTACAGGACATGAGAGCCTTCCCAGCTGCTCCTCATAAAGAGCCAGTGTCTCAGTCAGATTGGCACTATTACCCTGATGACACAGAGTTAAAACATGGACCAGACAGCAATTAGGGGAcaaaaatttttaaaaaaataaaaaataaaacatcacaCGAGGACAAACTTGTCTCTCATGAACAAAGATATACGGGACAGACATATAAGTTAATCATGTGATCTCATATAAGTTAGGGATGGTGATCTCAATATGAGCTGAATTCCACACAAGGGTGGGGTGACTGTATGAAGCACTCAGTGAATATGGGTCTCACCTGTGTGAAGTACTTCCCAGTAGGACGCAGTACTTTTATTGAGAGATCCAAGATAAGCTGTAGGAACTCCCATGTAGAGTCTGAGACAGAGTAAACCATCGTTCAACCAATCATGCAAGTGTTTCATACAAGCCCCGATCCACGAAACCGGTTAAGATTACACTATCCACATCCTAAAATCAGATTCTTTGCAATGTGGTACAAGGCGGTGCGTCTTTACAAGAGCCCTACCAGTATTCATCATTGCATACACCGTTAGAACAGAATGTCCAAGAAGACCCCATGAGAAAGCATGTCACTCACCCTCCTCCGGCGCTGTGGAGATGGGGACCGCTGTGAGGTCATTGATGACGTAATCAAACGTCTTCCCTTCCTCAACATACTTTTTAAGAACAGGAACGCAGTCCTCTACCAACACCTGGAATGAGACAAGAACAGATGAAACAGACGGAGGGGGTTCAGGGAAATGTCGTTATGGAAACCCCATGTAGTAACATACAAGACTACAGAGAGCAGAGCAAATCTATTCAGAGCAGTGGGCAAATGAAAAACTTTCCATCTCAACTAAGGAGAGGTGCAGTGGATAGCACTGTCCTGCTCACCTGGTAGCATTCTCCCTTCAGGTTGTCCAGAACACTTCCACATGCCTTCCTCATGTGTGTTCTACACCCATCAATCACCATTTGGTCGATGTAAACACTTTGTCAAGGCATTATAAACCAGGCACAGGGGAAGACAGATGACAGACCAGATAATCCTACCCGGCAAAGTCTCAAAACAAATGCTCATAAGAGGtcagtgttaaaatattatgcTGGTGCAAATCCCTGAAGCAATATGTTAACTGAGCACAGAGCGAAGTGAAAAGCAGGGTCCTGAAAGGATATCTCCACCATGGTGATCATCTTTGGCTTGAGTTTGACGGCCTCTGCGAGGATTCCTCCATCGCCGCCTCCTAAGATCAGCACCTCCTTCCCTGCATAGTTCTCTTGACCTCTGCCCATGATGGCCTGGGTGTAGGGCAGGTCACTCTCTGCCAGAT is a window from the Oncorhynchus keta strain PuntledgeMale-10-30-2019 chromosome 6, Oket_V2, whole genome shotgun sequence genome containing:
- the LOC118385058 gene encoding spermine synthase-like isoform X5 is translated as MTETVHDTEGHGYLATFIGKNGRLVILRVTAHGLLTIDLQCCEGDNIVQVENLLNTLEEKLRSLLHGNIKRVKRLPALTRGAAVDRYWPTADGRLVEYDIDRVVYDEDSAYQNIKIMHSQQFGNILILNGDVNLAESDLPYTQAIMGRGQENYAGKEVLILGGGDGGILAEAVKLKPKMITMVEIDQMVIDGCRTHMRKACGSVLDNLKGECYQVLVEDCVPVLKKYVEEGKTFDYVINDLTAVPISTAPEEDSTWEFLQLILDLSIKVLRPTGKYFTQGNSANLTETLALYEEQLGRLSCPVDFSKEVVCVPSYMELWVFYTVWKK
- the LOC118385058 gene encoding spermine synthase-like isoform X1; translated protein: MALRHYTLDFNLSAPADCPTTVHGLQSIFQEQEMTETVHDTEGHGYLATFIGKNGRLVILRVTAHGLLTIDLQCCEGDNIVQVENLLNTLEEKLRSLLHGNIKRVKRLPALTRGAAVDRYWPTADGRLVEYDIDRVVYDEDSAYQNIKIMHSQQFGNILILNGDVNLAESDLPYTQAIMGRGQENYAGKEVLILGGGDGGILAEAVKLKPKMITMVEIDQMVIDGCRTHMRKACGSVLDNLKGECYQVLVEDCVPVLKKYVEEGKTFDYVINDLTAVPISTAPEEDSTWEFLQLILDLSIKVLRPTGKYFTQGNSANLTETLALYEEQLGRLSCPVDFSKEVVCVPSYMELWVFYTVWKK
- the LOC118385058 gene encoding spermine synthase-like isoform X3, with amino-acid sequence MLFRNAADCPTTVHGLQSIFQEQEMTETVHDTEGHGYLATFIGKNGRLVILRVTAHGLLTIDLQCCEGDNIVQVENLLNTLEEKLRSLLHGNIKRVKRLPALTRGAAVDRYWPTADGRLVEYDIDRVVYDEDSAYQNIKIMHSQQFGNILILNGDVNLAESDLPYTQAIMGRGQENYAGKEVLILGGGDGGILAEAVKLKPKMITMVEIDQMVIDGCRTHMRKACGSVLDNLKGECYQVLVEDCVPVLKKYVEEGKTFDYVINDLTAVPISTAPEEDSTWEFLQLILDLSIKVLRPTGKYFTQGNSANLTETLALYEEQLGRLSCPVDFSKEVVCVPSYMELWVFYTVWKK
- the LOC118385058 gene encoding spermine synthase-like isoform X2, translating into MALRHYTLDFNLSAPDCPTTVHGLQSIFQEQEMTETVHDTEGHGYLATFIGKNGRLVILRVTAHGLLTIDLQCCEGDNIVQVENLLNTLEEKLRSLLHGNIKRVKRLPALTRGAAVDRYWPTADGRLVEYDIDRVVYDEDSAYQNIKIMHSQQFGNILILNGDVNLAESDLPYTQAIMGRGQENYAGKEVLILGGGDGGILAEAVKLKPKMITMVEIDQMVIDGCRTHMRKACGSVLDNLKGECYQVLVEDCVPVLKKYVEEGKTFDYVINDLTAVPISTAPEEDSTWEFLQLILDLSIKVLRPTGKYFTQGNSANLTETLALYEEQLGRLSCPVDFSKEVVCVPSYMELWVFYTVWKK
- the LOC118385058 gene encoding spermine synthase-like isoform X4, which translates into the protein MLFRNADCPTTVHGLQSIFQEQEMTETVHDTEGHGYLATFIGKNGRLVILRVTAHGLLTIDLQCCEGDNIVQVENLLNTLEEKLRSLLHGNIKRVKRLPALTRGAAVDRYWPTADGRLVEYDIDRVVYDEDSAYQNIKIMHSQQFGNILILNGDVNLAESDLPYTQAIMGRGQENYAGKEVLILGGGDGGILAEAVKLKPKMITMVEIDQMVIDGCRTHMRKACGSVLDNLKGECYQVLVEDCVPVLKKYVEEGKTFDYVINDLTAVPISTAPEEDSTWEFLQLILDLSIKVLRPTGKYFTQGNSANLTETLALYEEQLGRLSCPVDFSKEVVCVPSYMELWVFYTVWKK